From the Pirellulales bacterium genome, one window contains:
- the rfbG gene encoding CDP-glucose 4,6-dehydratase: MHTRHDHFPAAFAGRSVLLTGHTGFKGSWLALWLARLGARVAGYALAPHTQPNNFTASRVREVLSAHYEADIRDRASLEQALRDCQPEVIFHLAAQPLVRASYAEPLRTIEVNVLGTANLLEAVRAVGLRCVVIVVTSDKCYENCEQAWGYREHDPLGGSDPYSASKAAAELIAASYRSSFFPPEQLSRHGVSLATVRSGNAIGGGDWAADRIVTDIVGSLGRGEPIRLRNPHAVRPWQHVLEPLSGYLRLAADLLADGGMPLCGSWNFGPMPGDEVTVGELAARFASAWGQGSCIQVSATGNDPPEADVLRLCIDKAIWDLGWQPQWNVHEAVERTVRWFQDYRSADNMQPECLRDIADYETCLANQPHPGSHSCASC; this comes from the coding sequence ATGCACACGAGACACGATCATTTCCCCGCGGCCTTTGCCGGCCGGTCGGTGCTGCTGACCGGTCATACGGGCTTCAAGGGTTCGTGGCTGGCATTGTGGTTGGCCCGGCTCGGCGCGCGCGTCGCCGGTTACGCGCTCGCGCCCCACACGCAGCCGAACAACTTTACGGCCAGCCGCGTGCGCGAGGTCTTGTCCGCTCATTACGAGGCCGATATTCGCGATCGTGCCAGCCTGGAGCAGGCGCTGCGCGACTGCCAGCCCGAGGTGATCTTTCACCTGGCTGCCCAGCCGCTGGTCCGCGCCAGTTATGCCGAGCCGCTACGGACGATCGAAGTCAACGTGCTGGGCACGGCCAACTTGTTGGAAGCGGTGCGCGCCGTCGGCCTCCGCTGCGTTGTGATCGTCGTCACCAGCGACAAATGCTACGAGAACTGCGAGCAGGCGTGGGGATATCGCGAGCATGATCCGCTGGGCGGAAGCGATCCGTACAGCGCCAGCAAGGCGGCGGCCGAACTCATCGCCGCGTCGTACCGCTCGTCGTTTTTTCCACCCGAGCAACTCAGCCGGCACGGAGTTAGCCTGGCCACGGTTCGCTCCGGCAATGCGATTGGCGGCGGCGACTGGGCCGCCGATCGGATCGTGACCGACATCGTGGGCTCGCTCGGTCGTGGCGAGCCGATACGGCTGCGCAACCCGCACGCCGTGCGGCCTTGGCAGCACGTGCTGGAGCCTTTGAGCGGCTACTTGCGCCTGGCCGCTGACTTGCTGGCCGATGGCGGCATGCCGCTGTGCGGCAGTTGGAATTTCGGCCCCATGCCTGGCGACGAAGTGACCGTCGGCGAATTGGCCGCTCGATTTGCCAGCGCCTGGGGTCAGGGATCCTGCATCCAGGTTTCGGCCACGGGCAACGATCCGCCCGAGGCCGACGTGCTGCGCCTGTGCATCGACAAAGCGATTTGGGATCTCGGCTGGCAGCCGCAGTGGAACGTACACGAGGCCGTCGAGCGGACCGTGCGCTGGTTCCAAGACTACCGCTCCGCCGACAACATGCAGCCCGAGTGCCTGCGCGACATTGCCGACTACGAAACCTGCCTGGCGAACCAGCCCCATCCAGGATCCCACTCATGCGCGTCTTGCTGA